The Ovis aries strain OAR_USU_Benz2616 breed Rambouillet chromosome X, ARS-UI_Ramb_v3.0, whole genome shotgun sequence genomic sequence ATTTGGAAATGTACGTGAAGGCGGGTGGTAGAGCATCTTATATGCTGAATAAGTTTAGCTTTGCTGGGGAGCCTCTGTAGGGCTCAGAGCAGGACAGATGATGCGATTGTTTATTGCCTTAGTTtgattttcttctattaatatgtcttttttcctttcttagtatATGAGAATTATACAGTATTCACCTTAAAGTATTATTGTGTGAATCAAGTCCTTGTTTTGAAgttgtgaattttaaaatggtGTTATCTGTAAGATATTGTGAGCTATTGTCATCATTTttgcttccttcctccttccttcccttccttcctatcAATGATTTAGCAAGTGTGATTTGGTAGGGGGGAAAGGAAACACCTTACTTACGTTTCCAATGTAATGTAATTCGAAATGCCCTCACTTACATTTCCGAACGTAAGAATCATCATTCCTTACCCCCTCACCATCTTTGCAACGCCCTTCATCCCAGCTGCACTGGATGCTTGGtccttctttgggcttccctggaagctcagctggtgaagaatccgcctgcgatgcaggtgACCCCAAATTAGTAAATACTGACTACACAACCATTAGTTTATTCAGGGGAAACTCTAAATTGTGAAAAATTATGGAATAAGggagcatttttgttttgttattattattattttacctaGAGAGATAAGTCTGATCTAGATTCTTGGGTCTGGATTCAGGGCAGGAAATGGATGGCAAAGAAATTATCATGGTGGCACAGTAGCCTGAGGTTTTGGACTCTGTGTGCTCATCGAAGTGTAAGAAGGTGATATAGGCATTTCTTATGGCAGGAATCACCATCTCCAGAAATAGGTTTTCCTGATAAGTAGTCTCCTCACAGCTCCCTTCATGTCCTTGTTCCTTAGACTATAGATGAAGGGGTTCATCACGGGAGTCACCACTGTATACATGACGGCAGCCACCTTATCCCTTTCTGCTGAGTAggcagaagagggaagaaagtAGACCCCACTGATGGAGCCATAGAAGAGGGACACAGCTCAGAAATGGGAGCTACAAGTGGAGAATGTTTTCCACTTCCCCTTGGCTGAACGAATCCTAAGTACAGTGCAACCAATAAGGCAATAGGAGACACAAATGAAGGTGAATGGAATGAAGATAACTGATCCCCCAATCACTAGGATTGCTAAGTCGTTGATCTGGGTGTCTGAACAAGCCAGCCTTAAAATGGGTTCCAAGTCACAGAAGAAGTGTGGAATTTCTCTCTGATCACAGAAATTCAAGAGGCCCAGCAGTCCAAGATGAAGTACTGAGACAAGATTACAGACAACCCATGGAGTCACTACCAACAGGGCACAACGCTTCAGACTCAGTAAGGCAGCATAGTGTAGTGGGTGACAGATGGCAATGTACCGGTCATACGCCATGGCTGCCAAGAGGAAATTGTCCAGGTCCACCAGCAACATAAAAAAGTACATTTGTGTAAGGCATCCTGCAAAGGAGATGACTGGGCTCTGGCTTTGGATGTCTGCCAACATTTGGGGGACTGTAGTAGATGTGAAGCAGATGTCGGTGAAGGATAGATTGGcaaggaagaagtacatgggacTGTGGAGGTGGGCATCGCTGACAATAGCCAGGATGATAAGTAAATTTCCCACCATGGTAACCAGATGCATGCACAAAAACAGCACAAAGATGTGCTGCTGCTGTTCTGACACCGCTGTGAGTCCCAGGAGGAAAAATTCAGAGATAGTTTGGTTTCCTTGGAGCATGATTCTTCTGCgtctaaaaagggaaaaaatgtgacTTCACTGTAAAATGGTAACATGACACAAAAGCTAGTCAGAGGACATTGTACCATATTATAAAAGTGAATCAAGCCTTGGAAATTATTTACTGAATCTTATTTTCTGCTTACTAAAACACAAGCTCCGCAAGGGTATGAATTTCATCTACTATGTTCAGTGCTGTGCACCAGTGCTAAAGATAGTGCCCAGAACATAGTAGGTGTTCATTAAATATTGGTTGCGTTTATACAcgaatgagtgaataaattaaaaaataaatattctgaatgTATGACTCACTATCTTCCTGACTGTTTTCCGTGCTTTGCTAAGCCTATTTCACCGATATTAAAATGTGGAGAATATCCACTTTATAGGATTTGTGTGAGGATGGCAAGGACACATGTAAAATGCCTATATCTGTATTTTAGCTATTGCCTCAGAAATAGTAGCTGCTATCATTCACTAATTTGGAAACATCACAGACTTTAAAGGCAAAAAGAAACCTTTAGAGAACATGTAGCTGAACCTCTGTCTTCGGGCAGTTAAGTATTCAATACGCATACAATGATTTAGCTGATCATGTTTCACTGTTCcacagacaaagatgccacactcAACTTACAACACCTGATCCAAAATTTTATCCTTTTACTAATTAGCTCTTCCTCAAATCTTTCTGAAAACTTCCCAGTTTTTACATTTCAACAAGGAGAAATTAGTCATTACCATAAATGCTGCTGAAGTCCTGTAGGGATGTCCACTGAATTAAGCAATGCAATGGTAAGTGTTCTTAACATGACCATTTATGGTGGAGCTACCTGGGTGAAAGCCACAATGAAGAAAATTTAGGGGCAACACTTTAACAACAAGTGTTTATTGAGGGCTTACTATGTTGCAATTGCATTCAagtgctaagtgctttatatcaattattttagtaaatattcaCCACAACTCGGTGAGCTAAGTAGGTCTATTAAGAATATGTTccatttgcagatgaagaaatcaagaattaaataattaaataaatttgatgAGTGATGCATAGCTAGTGTATATTCTGAGCCCAGTCTGACTTCAGAGCCTTCTTGATGAACTATTAATACTATGGGTATGCTATATAACTACTATACTGCTTATGGCTTCGTGTTTGTGAAGAGCCTCACCTATGTTTTAGGCACAGAAAGCCTTGCTCAGCCAAAGTCAAAAAGCTAGTAGTTGATGGAGCTTGACTTAGAATCTTGATGCCAAAGTGTTTTTGCCATCTCTGTATAAGTCCAAATGAGAGCAGATGGGCTTACAAATGGGAAGCTTTGTCTTTGCTTATTCCAATTTGTACCTTTCTATGCTGCTGAGAGATCCATGTTATTAATACACACTTGTTACTTATTCAAAAATCTGTATGTCTTCATACCACCTTTCCAGTCTAACACAACGGGATTGCCATTGTATTAATTCACCTACCTCTGTTGGTTTGCAGTTTAGCTTTGTACACTCTGAAAAAAGAGGTTAGCAGAACTAATGAATAGTTGAAGCAAAACTGTAGGAGAAATGTTGCACTTACTTAACAACACAATTTTCCCCAAGTACTGTAGCAGTTCTCATTTGCATACTAACAAAAAATGTGCTAATTATAAATCCCAGGCAGGATCAGTTCTTGTGGGACCTCTGCTAGGCAACATTTAGCTATTTCATATGTACAGAATGTACTGAAAATAATAGACTGACATATTATTATAGATTCTTCACCGATGCAGACTATATTAGAAGAATTTGACAGTCCATGTCTCTGATTTGATCTTCAAACACCGGATCAGTTAGTTCAGTTTAACTGCTTGTTCTCATCTACTCTCCCCAAGCTGGCACCATCTTTTACAACCAAACACATGAGTATATTCAGCTTTTCAACCCTTATGTATTCAAGTCACTGATTTGGCACAATACTTTTGTAATGACCTTGAAGAACAAATGTTTGCATATTTGAGTCCCTCTCTGATGGAACTTACCTACATGTTTTGTGGCTGTTTCCAAAGCTTTTCAGAAGCAAATAATTCCACTTcctcaacttaaaaataaatggtgATTTTCCCAGCCATAGATGTGAACATTTTCCCTTCCTAAAAACAGaagaaggcagaggagagggCTGAAATAGAACTGAAAACCTCAACTGGTGATGTTGTCCCTGCtcttggatttagaaaaagatcACCCTAGGGCTCAGGACACAATCCTCTAGGTTACTCATTAGAAACTACTCTCAATTCCATCCCCTATGGACCAAGACCTCCCTACTGGGATATATTGATATTCACTgatttctcatatattttattaaaaatatgaataattaataTACATGAATAATGTATATTAATTATATGCACTGTATAATGTATACATcctggacatcctggaatatgaagtcaagtgagccttagaaagcatcactatgaacaaagctagtggaggtgatggaattccagtggagctatctcaaatcctgaaagatgatgctgtgaaagtgctgcactcaatatgccagcaaatttggaaaactcagcagtggccacaggactggaaaaggtcagatttcattccaactccagagaaaggcaatgccaaagaatgctcaaactaccgcacaattgcagtcatctcatacactagtaaagtaatgctcaaaactctccaagccaggcttcagcagtacgtgaaccgtgaacttccaaatgttcaagttggttttagaaaaggcagaggaatcagagatcaaattgccaacatccactggatcatggaaaaagcaagagagttccagaaaaacatctatttctgctttattgattatgccaaagcctttgtgtggatcacaataaactgtggaaaattctgaaagagatgggaataccagaccacctaacctacctcttgagaaacctgtatgcaggtcaggaagcaacagttagaactggacatggaacaacagactggttccaaataggaaaaggagtacgtcaaggctgtatattgtcaccctgcttatttaacttctatgcagagtacatcatgagaaacgctggactggaagaagcacaagctggaatcaagattgttgggagaaatagcaataacctcagataaccacccttatggcagaaagtgaagaggaagtaaaaagcctcttgatgaaagtgaaagaggagagtgaaaaagttggcttaaagttcaacattcagaaaacgaagatcatggcatctggtcccattacttcatgggaaaatagatggggaaacagtggaaacagtgtcagactttattttttggggctccaaaatcactgcagatggtgactgcagccatgaaattaaaggacgcttactccttggaaggaaagttatgaccaacctagatagcatattcaaaagcagagacattactttaccaacaaaagtccatctagtcaaggttatggttttctcagtagtcatgtatggatgtgagagttggactgcgaagaaagctgagtgccgaagaattgatgcttttgaactgtggtgttggagaagactcttgagagtcccttggactgcaaggagatccaaccagtccattctgaaggagatcagccctgggatttctttggaaggaatgatgctaaagctgaaactccagtactttggccacctcatgcgaagagttgactcattggaaaagactctgatgctgggagggattgggggcaggaggagaaggggacgacagaggatgagatggctggatggcatcacggacttgatggacatgagtctgagtgaactccgggagatggtgatggacagggaggcctggcgtgctgcggttcatgggctcacatagagtcagacacaactgagtgactgaacttaactgaactgataatgtatacatataaattatatatatatatatataaatcatatatatatgaataggaAGCAAGTTATGTCCTTGTTGTATTTTCACTTTAGCTAGAAAACTAAAATACCAACTTTTGAAGGAAAATTTCACCTTCCTTTCTACCTAATAGTTATCTTTTGTATCTCCATATATTCCAATAGTAAACTGACTCAGGTAATATTTGGAGAGCTTTAGTAATGAAAACAACACTGCAGAGTCCTTATTACTTATCAGGCATTATTTTAAGCCCTTCATGTATGTTAAGTCAGTTGAtttattttcacaataaaatTTGAGGTAGGTAAAAATATCCCcttttcacagaggaggaaactgaaaaccaaaaggttaaatgatttgcccaaggtcatacaactATTTGATGGCAGAACCAAGGTTCTTACCAGAAACTCTTGCTCTTgataccattttcttaattgctgcATTAAATTATCACTTATTAATCATGGGGCATCTTTGGAAGGGGGAAAGGCATTCTGAGAATTTGACTAAAAATATCTTTGGAAATATCACTCATATCATTCTCCGTACCCTAAATTCCAGCAAATGTCCTCACTTCCTATTTAACTCTACATCCAAACCAACAGTTGGTGAACTTTTCACTACCCTCTTCTCTCTTCATGTTATTACGGAAGGACATGCTTCTTCTTATTGAAGGCCAATCCCTTCACCTATATTCTGGATTCCTTCCCCTATTGCCTTCCCAAGGGACTTATGTTATCagttaatttctttcttataCCTTCAACCAACCCTTCTCTACtagatttttcttttggctttaaAACATGTTATAATTTTTCCTACattcaaagcaaacaaacaaaacagacaagcGAATCTTCCAGGATTCCTTAGCCTCCTCAGTTACTAAACAATCTTACATCTACCATTAAACACAAATGTCTTGAATTGTCTACCTTTCTGTCTCCATATCTTCAcctcaacccactccaatctGTCTTCTGCCCCACACAACTCCACTGAAATAGCTCTTGATAAGGTCACAGTGACACCCGTGTTGCTAAATCCACCCTTCTTGGCAACTCAACAGCACTCACCTCAAATGATAGTCCTCTTTCTTTATATTGCTGTTCtgttgtttttagttgctaagttttgtccgactcttttgtgaccccatggactgtagcctgtgaggctcctctgtccatgggatttcccaggcaagaatactggagtgggttgccatttccttctccaggggatcttcccaacccagggatagaaccctggtctcctgtaatggcaggcagattctttactgctgtgtgtgtatatataaatatatgtaagtatatacacatatatgtaagtatatacatatgtataggtatatacatatatatatatgtatatatattccagtagtcatatatggacatgagagttggactaaagaaagctgagcaccgaagaattgatgcttttgaactgtggtgttggagaagactcttgagagtcttttggactgcaaggagatcctaaaggaaatcagtcctgaatattcattggaaggactgatgctgaagctgaaactccaatactttggccacctgatacaaagaactgactcatttgaaaagaccctgatgctgggaaagattgaacagcgggaggagaagatgacagaggatgagatggttggatggcatcaccaaactcactcgatagacatgagttagagtaagctctgggagttggtgatggacaaggaagcctggtgtgctgcagtccatgggatctcaaagagtcggacacaactgaatgactgaactgagctgatagctgacttacaatgttgttttagtttcaggtgtacagtgcaGAGATTCaggcatatatacatgtatatatctatatctatatattgctctttagattcttttcctttattggttattgcaaaatattgagtacagttctctgtgctatacagtaggtcctcttTCTTGATGTACCCTCTTTTGTTGGATGTTGAGAACCCTGAATCCCCTGGTTTTCCTTCTATCTCTTTaaccactctttctccatctcctttcaTGGCTGTCCCATATAACCTTCAAATGTTGTGTTGTGATGTCACAGAATTTTTATTTGCTCACTCTATTCTATCCCTAGAATAAAATTATCCACTTTCATTACTTCAGTTAAATCTTTATGTTGatgattctgtttcttttctttaattagctCTCTCTCTGAGCCCTGGAATCATATGCCTGTTTGTTATAAACACTTCTATATCTCATAAGCACCTCAAATTCAGCATTTTCAAATCCATACTCATTGTCTACCCACACCACTGCTGAAACCAATTTCGGCCCTGTTCCATTATTCCTTACCTCAGTAAAATGCAACGTCATTGATTTTTGTCATGTTTTTTAAACTTCCATCTTTATTTCTTAAGATCTCATTATTTAAGTCTTGTAGATTCCCCATCTTAAACATCTCTCAAATGTGTTTCTCCATCACCCTTTTGGAAGCTATCACCACACTTCTATCTCTACTTTTGTCCTTCCAAGCAGTTTTAAGGCTGATACTCTTCAGTGACTTTGTAGTCCTCTTAGTTTATGGCTCAGAATTACAATGCCTGGCCTTCTTCTGAATTCTCATGTCATAccactttcctcttctttcagtttcttgagAGTCCCAAATTCCTTCTTGCCTTAttgttttttcatatgtttatattttctttctgaaggaAATACCCTCTATATTTGGCTAACATGTTTTTACTTTAggtctcaaaa encodes the following:
- the LOC101120813 gene encoding LOW QUALITY PROTEIN: olfactory receptor 1N1-like (The sequence of the model RefSeq protein was modified relative to this genomic sequence to represent the inferred CDS: substituted 1 base at 1 genomic stop codon) produces the protein MLQGNQTISEFFLLGLTAVSEQQQHIFVLFLCMHLVTMVGNLLIILAIVSDAHLHSPMYFFLANLSFTDICFTSTTVPQMLADIQSQSPVISFAGCLTQMYFFMLLVDLDNFLLAAMAYDRYIAICHPLHYAALLSLKRCALLVVTPWVVCNLVSVLHLGLLGLLNFCDQREIPHFFCDLEPILRLACSDTQINDLAILVIGGSVIFIPFTFICVSYCLIGCTVLRIRSAKGKWKTFSTCSSHFXAVSLFYGSISGVYFLPSSAYSAERDKVAAVMYTVVTPVMNPFIYSLRNKDMKGAVRRLLIRKTYFWRW